One window of the Thermasporomyces composti genome contains the following:
- the truA gene encoding tRNA pseudouridine(38-40) synthase TruA, whose amino-acid sequence MRLRLDLAYDGTDFFGWAAQPGLRTVQGVVEQTLQRVLRLEKPPTTTCAGRTDAGVHARGQVCHVDVPAAAYAAVSGRSSLPPAHALTRRLAGALPADVRVRRVEEAPDGFDARFSALWRRYAYRICDDPAVADPLRRREVLDHPRRLDHEAMNDAARRLLGEHDFAAFCRAREGATTVRTLLELSWDRDATGLLVARVIADAFCHSMVRALVGALLRVGEGRRPVEWPAQVLAARVRDPAVPVVPARGLTLEEVAYPPANQLAARAALTRRVRTHPGDDRG is encoded by the coding sequence GTGCGCCTGCGACTCGACCTTGCCTACGACGGCACCGACTTCTTCGGCTGGGCCGCACAGCCCGGGCTCCGCACGGTGCAGGGTGTCGTGGAGCAGACACTGCAGCGGGTCCTGCGCCTTGAGAAGCCGCCGACGACGACCTGCGCGGGCCGCACCGACGCGGGGGTGCACGCGCGGGGGCAGGTGTGTCACGTCGACGTCCCCGCCGCCGCGTACGCGGCTGTGTCGGGTCGCTCCTCCCTCCCACCCGCTCACGCGCTGACCCGGCGGCTGGCCGGGGCGCTCCCCGCCGATGTGCGGGTCCGCCGCGTCGAGGAGGCGCCCGACGGCTTCGACGCTCGGTTCTCCGCGCTCTGGCGACGCTACGCGTATCGCATCTGCGACGACCCGGCGGTCGCCGACCCCCTCCGCCGTCGCGAGGTGCTCGACCACCCCCGACGTCTCGACCATGAGGCGATGAACGACGCGGCCCGCCGCTTGCTCGGTGAGCACGACTTCGCGGCGTTCTGTCGAGCACGCGAGGGCGCCACCACGGTCCGGACGCTCCTGGAGCTGTCGTGGGACCGTGACGCCACGGGTCTGCTGGTGGCCCGGGTGATCGCCGACGCCTTCTGCCACTCGATGGTCCGAGCGCTCGTCGGCGCCTTGCTGCGCGTGGGGGAGGGACGACGCCCGGTGGAGTGGCCGGCGCAGGTGCTCGCCGCGCGTGTCCGCGATCCGGCGGTCCCCGTCGTCCCCGCCCGAGGGCTTACGTTGGAGGAGGTCGCGTACCCACCGGCGAACCAGCTGGCCGCGCGGGCCGCGCTGACCCGCCGGGTGCGAACCCACCCGGGAGACGACCGTGGCTGA
- a CDS encoding class I SAM-dependent methyltransferase — translation MADHYFSEHPSSKATARPVTFTAYGRRYELVSSAGVFSGDRLDLGTTVLLREAPLPAGGTVLDLGCGYGPIACVLATMVPDVHVWAVDVNTRALELTRANAERLGVGSRITVATPDDVPDDIRFDQVWSNPPIRIGKPALHALLQRWLSRLTDDGVAWLVVSKNLGADSLQRWLNAQGWRCDRQGSAKGFRVLTVRRPAS, via the coding sequence GTGGCTGACCACTACTTCTCCGAGCATCCCAGCTCGAAGGCCACCGCCCGACCGGTGACCTTCACCGCCTATGGGCGGCGGTACGAGCTGGTGTCCTCGGCTGGTGTCTTCTCCGGCGACCGGTTGGACCTCGGCACGACCGTTCTGCTGCGCGAGGCACCGCTGCCCGCGGGCGGCACCGTGCTCGATCTCGGCTGTGGCTACGGCCCCATCGCCTGCGTGCTCGCCACCATGGTGCCGGACGTGCACGTCTGGGCGGTCGACGTCAACACGCGTGCGCTGGAGCTCACCCGAGCGAATGCGGAACGGCTCGGCGTCGGCTCGCGGATCACCGTTGCCACGCCCGACGACGTGCCGGATGACATCCGCTTCGACCAGGTCTGGTCGAACCCGCCCATCCGAATCGGCAAGCCCGCCTTGCACGCTCTGCTCCAGCGGTGGCTGTCGAGGCTCACCGACGACGGCGTGGCGTGGCTCGTGGTGTCGAAGAACCTTGGCGCCGACTCCCTACAACGGTGGTTGAACGCCCAGGGGTGGCGGTGTGACCGGCAGGGGAGCGCCAAGGGATTCCGCGTGCTCACGGTGCGACGCCCTGCCTCGTGA
- a CDS encoding Gfo/Idh/MocA family protein: MAISIGFVGAGQFSRSFIPLFKAHPDVKEVRLCEVIPDRLAAEAARHKIDQTYSSFEDLLASDVDAVAIFTQRWTHGELVLKALDAGKHVYSSVPMGITVEEIAAIVEKVRSTGLIYMMGETSYYYPSSVFCRQKLAAGEFGRIFYAEGDYVHDMDLGFYEAYKYSGGERWKETASFPPMLYPTHAVGNVLSVTGRHATHVSCIGVKDDRNDGVFDTSVSMWGNDISNATALFKLDDGSVMRTNEFRRVGYPSHIRESRLRIFGTEGSFEQMATVSLWQTKKGVEDVTDLLTPRRSARLDDPELEGIDPALRDAFVSGCAPVHDRSRLPEAYTGMHNGHEGSHHFLADDFVRAVVTNTLPPINAWVAARFTLPGIIAHESAKQGGRQLEIPDFGDPPTS, encoded by the coding sequence ATGGCGATCAGCATCGGTTTCGTCGGTGCGGGCCAGTTCTCCCGCAGCTTCATCCCGCTGTTCAAGGCCCATCCCGACGTCAAGGAAGTACGCCTCTGCGAGGTGATCCCGGACCGACTCGCGGCGGAGGCAGCCCGGCACAAGATCGATCAGACCTACTCCTCCTTCGAGGACCTGCTGGCCTCCGACGTCGACGCGGTCGCGATCTTCACCCAGCGCTGGACCCACGGCGAGCTCGTGCTGAAGGCGCTGGACGCCGGCAAGCACGTCTACTCCAGCGTGCCGATGGGGATCACCGTCGAGGAGATCGCCGCCATCGTCGAGAAGGTTCGGTCGACGGGCCTCATCTACATGATGGGTGAGACCAGCTACTACTACCCGTCGTCCGTCTTCTGTCGGCAGAAGCTCGCGGCCGGAGAGTTCGGGCGGATCTTCTACGCCGAGGGGGACTACGTCCACGACATGGACCTCGGCTTCTACGAGGCGTACAAGTACTCGGGCGGCGAGCGGTGGAAGGAGACCGCCAGCTTCCCGCCGATGCTGTACCCGACCCACGCGGTGGGCAACGTCTTGTCCGTCACCGGGCGCCACGCCACGCACGTGTCCTGCATCGGCGTGAAGGACGACCGCAACGACGGTGTGTTCGACACCTCCGTCAGCATGTGGGGCAACGACATCAGCAACGCCACCGCCCTGTTCAAGCTCGACGACGGCAGCGTCATGCGGACCAACGAGTTCCGCCGCGTCGGCTACCCGTCGCACATCCGCGAGTCACGGCTCCGCATCTTCGGGACAGAGGGCAGCTTCGAGCAGATGGCCACGGTCAGCCTCTGGCAGACCAAGAAGGGTGTCGAGGACGTCACCGACCTCCTCACGCCACGGCGCTCCGCCCGACTCGACGACCCCGAGCTGGAGGGCATCGACCCCGCGCTGCGTGACGCGTTCGTGTCCGGCTGTGCCCCGGTGCACGATCGGTCCCGGCTCCCCGAGGCCTACACCGGCATGCACAACGGCCACGAGGGCTCCCACCACTTCCTCGCCGACGACTTCGTGCGCGCCGTCGTCACGAACACGCTGCCACCGATCAACGCTTGGGTGGCCGCGCGCTTCACGCTGCCGGGGATCATCGCGCACGAGTCCGCCAAGCAGGGCGGCCGACAGCTGGAGATCCCGGACTTCGGCGACCCGCCGACCTCCTGA